The Verrucomicrobiales bacterium genome includes a region encoding these proteins:
- a CDS encoding outer membrane beta-barrel protein, producing the protein MKVNQWTLGLAAVGLVSLPGVMQAEEASQHILTSLSSTTISGFVDTSAQWNLGTGNANNPAIPFNGAGKADGFNLNYVQLTIQKPLDAQDNWAAGYRVDLGFGDDLAGFGSAFSNGTSWDPTANGGAGGNVSSQSAGTVGIKQAYVSLRAPVGNGIDFKMGAFDTIIGYETFERVNNPHYTHSYGYGVEPTSHTGLLASYQVSELIGVSAGVANTRSPGINSRSNPNRAESYKTYMGSLSIKAPDSFGFLAGSMLYAGVINGADNSASTAGQPAIQNYYVGATINTPWTGVKFGVAYDYVGTENGSGTATTSAHADAVSLYASIKATEKLTFLVRGEHFEQSAGVFSANSSRVLALTGTVQYDLWANVISRLEVRWDHDADGGALAFGEDASGAADRRNALMVAANVIYKF; encoded by the coding sequence ATGAAAGTGAATCAATGGACTTTGGGTTTGGCGGCCGTCGGTTTGGTCAGCCTCCCTGGAGTTATGCAGGCGGAAGAGGCGAGTCAGCACATCCTGACTTCCCTGTCTTCCACTACGATCAGTGGGTTCGTCGACACATCGGCTCAGTGGAACCTCGGGACTGGCAATGCCAACAACCCCGCGATTCCGTTCAACGGAGCTGGCAAGGCTGATGGCTTCAACCTGAACTATGTTCAGTTGACGATTCAGAAGCCGCTGGACGCTCAGGACAACTGGGCGGCTGGTTATCGGGTCGACCTTGGTTTCGGTGACGATCTGGCCGGATTCGGCAGCGCGTTCAGCAACGGAACCTCGTGGGATCCTACCGCCAACGGCGGTGCGGGTGGCAACGTGTCCTCGCAGAGCGCTGGTACGGTCGGCATCAAGCAGGCGTACGTCAGCCTGCGCGCCCCGGTTGGCAATGGCATCGACTTCAAGATGGGTGCCTTTGACACCATCATCGGTTATGAAACCTTTGAGCGCGTCAACAACCCCCACTACACCCACAGCTATGGCTACGGTGTCGAACCGACCAGCCATACCGGTCTGCTCGCCTCTTACCAGGTCAGCGAACTGATCGGCGTGAGCGCTGGTGTTGCGAATACCCGCAGCCCTGGCATCAACAGCCGTTCGAACCCGAACCGCGCTGAGAGCTACAAGACCTATATGGGCTCTCTGTCCATCAAGGCTCCGGATAGCTTCGGCTTCCTCGCTGGTTCCATGCTGTATGCGGGCGTGATCAACGGTGCTGACAATTCTGCGAGCACCGCTGGCCAGCCTGCGATCCAGAACTACTATGTCGGCGCGACCATCAACACTCCCTGGACGGGCGTGAAGTTCGGTGTGGCGTATGACTACGTCGGGACCGAAAACGGCAGCGGCACCGCGACCACCTCGGCTCACGCTGATGCGGTCTCCCTGTATGCTTCCATCAAGGCCACTGAGAAGTTGACCTTCTTGGTCCGTGGTGAGCATTTCGAGCAATCCGCTGGCGTGTTCTCCGCCAACTCCTCCCGCGTTCTGGCTCTGACCGGCACGGTCCAGTATGACCTCTGGGCCAATGTCATCAGCCGCCTCGAAGTCCGCTGGGACCACGATGCTGACGGTGGCGCGCTCGCTTTCGGCGAAGACGCTTCTGGTGCAGCTGATCGCCGCAACGCCCTCATGGTCGCTGCGAACGTGATCTACAAGTTCTAA